A stretch of the Vulcanisaeta souniana JCM 11219 genome encodes the following:
- the thiE gene encoding thiamine phosphate synthase — MQLPRGIYGITDTSYTVKSHVNAARVFLEGGVRIIQYRRKEGSIKVLLEEAKAIRRLCNEYGAVLIIDDRVDIAILSDADGVHAGLDDAPVDEIRRRFGGLIIGASASTVDEALQGERAGANYIGAGSVFPSPTRPDYRITGLDGLRNIVRSVNIPVYAIGGITLESIPVIKAMGAWGAAVISGILAAKDPVKMAKAFVEAWENV; from the coding sequence ATGCAGCTTCCTCGTGGGATTTATGGTATAACGGATACTAGTTATACTGTAAAGAGTCATGTGAATGCTGCTAGGGTATTCCTTGAAGGCGGAGTTAGGATTATTCAATATAGGCGTAAGGAAGGTAGCATTAAGGTCCTGCTTGAAGAAGCTAAGGCTATTAGGAGACTTTGTAATGAGTATGGCGCCGTATTAATAATTGATGATAGGGTAGACATTGCAATACTAAGCGATGCGGATGGGGTCCACGCGGGACTTGATGACGCACCTGTGGATGAAATTAGGAGGAGATTCGGTGGTTTAATAATTGGTGCAAGTGCCAGTACTGTTGATGAGGCATTACAGGGTGAGAGAGCGGGCGCTAATTATATAGGCGCCGGCTCGGTGTTCCCAAGCCCGACAAGGCCCGATTACAGAATAACCGGTCTGGATGGATTGAGGAACATTGTTAGGTCGGTAAACATACCGGTCTACGCCATAGGCGGTATAACACTCGAGAGTATACCGGTGATTAAGGCAATGGGTGCCTGGGGCGCCGCGGTTATCTCGGGAATACTTGCCGCCAAGGACCCAGTTAAGATGGCTAAGGCATTCGTCGAGGCTTGGGAGAACGTGTAG
- a CDS encoding aldo/keto reductase produces the protein MEYISLSRTGLRVSRIGLGAWQFGGDAWGPYEYGIAKEVIAKAFELGINFIDTAAVYGRGHSEEFVGKTIRELGIREHVVIATKVPGDWHRYDDVLKAARRSKERLGIDVIDLLQLHWPACWHNVPICETMRAMEKLVEDGVIRYIGVSNYPLQLLEAVRSCLKKNDIVSSQNRYNLIEREVEKELLPYLQREGITLIAWSPLAKGAVTGKYSPENRPRGDLRENEPVFYLDNLREISTKLIPVVRELSIKYSKTPAQIALNWLVMHGNVVPIPGAKNAAQVAENAGAVDWRLSEEDFKRLDEASSSLTITYVTW, from the coding sequence ATGGAGTATATAAGTCTTAGTAGGACTGGACTGAGGGTCTCAAGGATTGGTCTTGGTGCATGGCAGTTTGGTGGTGATGCTTGGGGACCTTATGAGTATGGCATTGCTAAGGAGGTTATTGCTAAGGCTTTTGAACTTGGCATTAACTTCATAGATACCGCGGCTGTTTATGGGCGTGGCCACAGTGAGGAGTTTGTGGGTAAAACGATTAGGGAGTTGGGTATAAGGGAACATGTTGTTATTGCCACCAAGGTACCGGGTGATTGGCATAGGTATGATGATGTACTTAAGGCAGCAAGACGAAGCAAGGAAAGACTTGGTATCGATGTTATTGACCTCCTTCAGCTTCACTGGCCGGCTTGTTGGCATAATGTGCCAATTTGCGAGACAATGAGGGCCATGGAGAAGTTAGTCGAGGATGGTGTAATTAGGTACATTGGTGTTAGTAATTACCCGCTCCAGCTACTTGAGGCTGTTCGTTCGTGCCTTAAGAAGAACGACATTGTCAGTTCCCAAAATAGGTATAATTTAATTGAGAGAGAAGTTGAGAAGGAGCTCTTGCCCTACCTACAGCGTGAAGGAATCACACTCATTGCATGGAGTCCGTTGGCAAAGGGTGCAGTCACGGGTAAGTACAGCCCGGAGAATAGGCCCAGGGGTGACTTGAGGGAGAATGAACCTGTGTTTTACTTGGATAATCTTAGGGAAATAAGTACGAAATTAATACCGGTGGTTAGGGAGTTGTCGATAAAGTACAGTAAGACGCCAGCCCAAATAGCGCTTAATTGGCTTGTAATGCATGGTAATGTGGTGCCAATACCAGGGGCTAAGAATGCTGCACAAGTTGCTGAGAATGCTGGTGCAGTTGATTGGAGGTTGAGTGAGGAGGACTTCAAGAGACTCGATGAGGCAAGCAGTTCCCTAACAATAACATATGTTACTTGGTAA
- the cutA gene encoding divalent-cation tolerance protein CutA gives MVMYESNYIVVLVTVPNRDVGDEIARFLINDKLAACVNVINGLRSIYYWKGGVEEDNETLLIIKSRKDKLNDLIKSIRERHPYKVPEIIALPIIGGLTEYLEWINETLSRD, from the coding sequence ATGGTTATGTATGAGAGTAATTACATCGTTGTTCTTGTTACGGTGCCTAATAGAGATGTTGGCGATGAAATAGCGAGGTTCCTCATTAATGATAAGCTGGCTGCCTGCGTAAATGTAATAAATGGACTAAGGAGTATTTATTACTGGAAGGGAGGCGTTGAGGAAGACAACGAGACATTACTCATTATTAAGTCAAGGAAAGACAAACTTAATGATTTAATAAAATCCATTAGGGAGAGACACCCGTATAAAGTCCCTGAGATAATTGCACTACCAATAATTGGCGGCCTCACCGAATACCTGGAGTGGATTAATGAAACCCTGAGCCGGGACTAA
- a CDS encoding 2,3-bisphosphoglycerate-independent phosphoglycerate mutase, with protein sequence MPRALLVILDGCADRPVKELGGRTPLEVAVKPTIDKLVAEGSCGLMDVISPGIRPGSDTAHLAIFGYDPYKYYPGRGPFEALGAGLTLNPNDVAFRTNVATVNNDLVVIDRRGGRYIDPSEVREIENIVNNEVLPVLRSKYGIDAVYRQTVEHRGVLVLKGDTSPHVSDTDPHAIGVRVSEAKALSDDAKATANYINEFTKLVFEKLSKAEFNEKRRREGKGPINMVLLRGAGSLRNFEPLSSRYRIKPAIIAGVALIRGIGRALGMDAINVDNYIGSKDDDFIAAFQTAARALSNYDFVFVHVKPTDSMSHDGDARGKVMIIERVDAGFRRFLEEMPSDTYIFITCDHATPVTVKEHTGDPVPFMAWGPGVMRDDVTQFSERACIKGFWSRIRGIDVMNIIANYLGTLEKFGE encoded by the coding sequence ATGCCGAGGGCATTACTAGTGATTTTAGACGGCTGTGCCGATAGACCAGTTAAGGAACTTGGTGGGAGGACACCGTTGGAAGTTGCGGTTAAGCCCACAATTGATAAGCTAGTCGCTGAGGGTTCTTGTGGTCTCATGGACGTCATTTCGCCGGGCATTAGGCCGGGCAGTGACACTGCTCACTTGGCTATTTTTGGCTACGACCCGTATAAGTACTACCCTGGTAGGGGCCCATTTGAGGCATTGGGCGCTGGGTTAACGCTTAATCCAAATGATGTGGCGTTTAGGACCAACGTGGCCACGGTCAATAATGACTTGGTCGTCATTGATAGGAGGGGTGGTAGGTACATAGACCCTAGTGAGGTTAGGGAAATAGAAAACATAGTCAATAATGAAGTATTACCAGTATTAAGGAGTAAGTACGGTATTGACGCCGTCTATAGGCAGACGGTTGAGCATAGGGGTGTCCTCGTCCTTAAGGGCGACACATCACCGCACGTTAGTGATACAGACCCACACGCCATTGGTGTCAGGGTTTCAGAGGCCAAGGCCTTAAGCGATGACGCCAAGGCCACGGCTAATTACATTAATGAATTCACAAAACTCGTTTTCGAGAAGTTGAGCAAGGCTGAGTTTAATGAGAAGAGGAGGAGGGAGGGTAAGGGACCAATAAACATGGTCCTCCTTAGGGGTGCAGGCTCTCTGAGGAATTTCGAACCATTAAGCTCGAGGTATAGGATCAAGCCAGCGATAATCGCAGGTGTAGCATTAATTAGGGGTATTGGCAGGGCATTGGGCATGGATGCCATTAACGTTGATAATTACATTGGTTCTAAGGATGATGACTTCATAGCCGCATTTCAAACTGCAGCTAGGGCTTTGAGTAATTATGACTTCGTATTCGTCCATGTGAAGCCTACAGACTCCATGTCCCATGATGGTGATGCCAGAGGTAAGGTGATGATTATTGAGAGGGTTGATGCTGGGTTCAGGAGGTTCCTTGAGGAGATGCCCAGCGATACGTACATATTCATAACCTGCGACCATGCAACTCCGGTAACGGTTAAGGAGCATACTGGTGATCCTGTGCCTTTCATGGCATGGGGACCGGGTGTTATGAGGGATGACGTTACTCAATTCAGTGAGAGGGCATGTATTAAGGGCTTTTGGAGTAGGATTAGGGGTATTGATGTTATGAACATCATAGCCAATTACCTAGGTACCCTTGAGAAGTTTGGTGAGTAA
- a CDS encoding GNAT family N-acetyltransferase — protein sequence MGERIQDITSKLSGQEYIKGRDGRVFILREFELNDLNAVVTINRSVLPENYPEFFFVEHYRSFPKAFIVAELDGKVVGYMMNRVEFGWSYIWKGKPTRKGHVISIGVLPEARRVGIAYNMMIRGMRAMKHFYGAEEVYLEVRVSNTPAINLYKKLNYKTVDLIKGYYHDGEDAYIMARSLEDLE from the coding sequence ATGGGGGAGAGGATTCAAGACATCACGTCGAAGCTCAGTGGACAGGAGTACATCAAGGGAAGGGATGGTAGAGTGTTTATACTTAGGGAGTTTGAATTAAACGATCTAAATGCGGTCGTTACGATTAACAGGAGCGTACTTCCGGAGAATTACCCTGAGTTTTTCTTTGTGGAGCACTACAGGAGCTTTCCAAAGGCCTTCATAGTGGCTGAGCTTGATGGCAAAGTCGTGGGTTACATGATGAATAGGGTTGAGTTTGGCTGGAGCTACATCTGGAAGGGCAAGCCGACCAGGAAGGGACATGTAATATCTATTGGCGTATTACCCGAAGCAAGGAGGGTGGGTATTGCATATAACATGATGATTAGGGGCATGAGAGCCATGAAACACTTCTACGGCGCTGAGGAGGTATATCTTGAGGTTAGGGTCTCCAATACGCCGGCCATTAACCTTTATAAGAAATTGAATTATAAAACAGTCGACTTAATAAAGGGTTATTACCATGATGGCGAGGACGCGTACATAATGGCAAGATCACTCGAGGACCTTGAATAA
- a CDS encoding signal peptidase I translates to MNIGHILIMILAVSVIIPWAVVSSYSMEPTLEVGDLVIITPPSKPCSSLLGHVAIYYSPLYNDYIVHRAIAISNTQECTYTFKGDANPGADPLSVPYGNVAGVVVFVIPQLGFLSLSYRSFTAALYTLGLVILVVIPAYLLDK, encoded by the coding sequence ATGAACATAGGGCATATATTAATAATGATCCTGGCAGTGTCAGTCATAATACCGTGGGCAGTAGTTAGTTCATACTCCATGGAACCAACACTCGAGGTCGGCGACCTAGTCATAATAACGCCACCGAGCAAACCCTGCAGTTCGCTTCTAGGTCATGTAGCCATTTACTACTCGCCATTATATAACGATTATATTGTACATAGGGCTATAGCCATTAGCAATACGCAGGAATGTACATACACCTTTAAAGGTGACGCAAATCCAGGGGCTGACCCACTTTCCGTGCCTTATGGTAATGTCGCTGGTGTGGTAGTTTTCGTAATACCACAACTAGGCTTTCTAAGCCTTTCATACAGGTCCTTTACCGCTGCTCTATATACGTTGGGCCTCGTAATATTGGTGGTAATTCCAGCCTACTTGCTTGATAAATGA
- the thsA gene encoding thermosome subunit alpha, translating into MSSGVQQKGGVPTLVLKEGSQRTTGADARRSNIMAAKVISEILSTSLGPRGMDKMLIDAFGDVTITGDGAAILKEMEVQHPAAKLLIEVAKAQDAEVGDGTTTAVVLAGRLLELSEELLDENIHPTIIIDGYKKAMDYAIQVANEIAQPINAEDKNQLALVAMNSLSSKIVSEAKDYLAKIAVEASAIAVEKVGDKYNLDLDWIKLEKKKGQSLTETQLIQGIVLDKEVVHPGMPKRVVNAKIAVLDAPLEIEKPEWTTKISVSSPQQIKGFLEEESNILKSYVDKLVEIGANVVITQKGIDEVAQHYLAKKGIMAIRRVKRSDIEKLAKATGAKIVTSIKDIKPEDLGTAGLVEERKVGEEKMVFVEQCPNPRAVTILLRGAADRVLDEAERSMQDALHVIRDLYREPKIVPGGGAFEMEIARRIREWGRKLPGKEQLAVLKFAEALEHIPTILALTAGLDPVDAIAELRKRHDAGEFDAGVDVLSGKIANMTKINVVDPLLVKTHVIRSAVEAAIMILRIDDIVAAAQTRTGGAGKSKTEGGGEESESKTE; encoded by the coding sequence ATGAGTAGCGGTGTACAGCAAAAGGGTGGAGTACCAACACTGGTCCTTAAGGAGGGTTCACAAAGAACAACAGGTGCGGATGCAAGGAGAAGCAACATAATGGCCGCCAAGGTCATTTCCGAAATACTATCAACAAGCCTAGGGCCTAGGGGAATGGATAAGATGCTCATTGACGCATTCGGTGACGTAACAATAACTGGCGATGGAGCTGCAATACTGAAGGAAATGGAGGTTCAGCACCCAGCAGCTAAGCTGCTAATTGAGGTTGCCAAGGCCCAGGATGCAGAGGTGGGCGATGGAACAACAACCGCCGTAGTACTGGCCGGAAGACTACTTGAGCTTTCCGAGGAGCTACTTGATGAGAATATTCACCCAACAATAATCATTGACGGTTACAAGAAGGCTATGGACTACGCAATACAGGTGGCTAATGAAATTGCCCAACCCATTAATGCTGAGGATAAGAACCAGCTTGCACTCGTAGCCATGAACTCACTGAGCAGTAAGATCGTTTCTGAGGCTAAGGATTACCTAGCGAAGATCGCCGTTGAGGCATCTGCAATAGCCGTTGAGAAGGTTGGCGATAAGTATAACCTCGACCTTGATTGGATTAAGCTCGAGAAGAAGAAGGGTCAGTCACTCACTGAAACTCAATTAATACAGGGTATTGTACTTGACAAGGAGGTCGTTCATCCAGGAATGCCCAAGAGGGTTGTTAATGCCAAGATCGCGGTCCTAGACGCACCACTTGAGATTGAGAAGCCCGAGTGGACCACGAAGATATCCGTATCATCACCACAGCAAATAAAGGGGTTCCTTGAGGAGGAATCCAACATACTGAAGTCCTACGTTGATAAGCTGGTGGAGATAGGCGCGAATGTTGTTATTACCCAGAAGGGTATTGACGAAGTTGCGCAGCACTATCTTGCCAAGAAGGGTATAATGGCTATCAGGAGGGTTAAGAGAAGCGACATTGAGAAACTTGCCAAGGCCACTGGAGCCAAGATCGTTACCAGCATCAAGGACATAAAGCCTGAGGACCTTGGTACAGCTGGGCTTGTTGAGGAGAGGAAGGTTGGTGAGGAGAAGATGGTGTTTGTCGAGCAGTGCCCGAACCCAAGGGCGGTGACAATACTACTCAGGGGCGCGGCGGACAGGGTACTTGACGAAGCAGAGAGATCAATGCAGGATGCGCTCCATGTAATTAGGGACCTATATAGGGAGCCTAAGATTGTGCCTGGTGGCGGTGCCTTCGAGATGGAGATTGCGAGAAGAATTAGGGAGTGGGGTAGGAAACTACCTGGTAAGGAACAGCTGGCTGTGCTTAAGTTTGCTGAGGCCCTTGAGCACATACCGACAATACTTGCCTTAACTGCTGGTCTTGATCCCGTTGATGCAATTGCCGAGCTAAGGAAGAGACACGATGCAGGTGAGTTTGATGCAGGTGTTGATGTGTTAAGTGGCAAGATCGCTAATATGACTAAGATCAACGTAGTCGATCCATTACTAGTAAAGACCCACGTGATTAGGAGCGCGGTAGAGGCCGCAATAATGATACTTAGGATTGATGACATTGTTGCTGCAGCCCAAACAAGGACCGGCGGTGCTGGGAAGTCAAAGACTGAAGGCGGTGGCGAGGAGAGCGAATCAAAGACTGAGTAA
- a CDS encoding DNA-directed RNA polymerase subunit K, with protein MASSNQTSNSLLKEDTLASVLKTLDDLISGRLVYPPRITKYELARIIAARAKQLSMGAQPLVNPQELGTYDPIDIALEEVRRGLLPFIIVRTLPNGRHIRIKLKDLLDLSEKFDVKL; from the coding sequence ATGGCATCATCAAACCAAACGTCTAATTCGCTCCTTAAGGAAGACACCTTAGCTAGTGTTCTAAAGACGCTGGATGATTTAATTAGCGGCAGGCTTGTGTATCCGCCCAGGATAACCAAGTATGAACTAGCAAGGATAATTGCAGCAAGGGCAAAGCAGTTGTCCATGGGTGCGCAACCACTCGTTAATCCCCAGGAACTGGGTACTTATGATCCTATAGATATTGCCCTTGAGGAGGTACGTAGAGGGTTACTTCCCTTTATTATAGTTAGGACACTACCGAATGGAAGACATATAAGAATTAAGCTAAAGGATCTCCTGGATTTAAGTGAGAAATTTGATGTTAAATTATGA
- a CDS encoding arcadin 1, translating into MITIRGYVVSKMAVNDPTGGRMIAIQIVEEREAPGPVITSTDETAQMMRDVMPLVQQLLRSMPMVGPLMSGKVQIPRLLIWLNEDEAEALGPRLDVGDAVEIRIDNGKLELVKA; encoded by the coding sequence ATGATAACAATAAGAGGCTACGTGGTCAGTAAAATGGCGGTTAATGATCCTACAGGTGGAAGAATGATAGCAATACAAATAGTCGAGGAAAGGGAAGCACCAGGACCTGTAATTACAAGCACTGATGAAACCGCCCAGATGATGAGGGACGTAATGCCATTGGTACAGCAATTACTTAGGTCAATGCCCATGGTTGGGCCACTAATGAGTGGTAAGGTACAGATACCGAGACTCCTAATTTGGCTTAATGAGGATGAGGCAGAGGCACTTGGACCTAGATTAGATGTGGGTGACGCGGTGGAGATTAGGATTGACAACGGAAAGCTTGAGTTAGTTAAGGCTTGA
- a CDS encoding GTP-binding protein, whose protein sequence is MSIKTIKIVIAGPYGAGKTTFVKTLSEVLPIETDVPIAKNAIDGDKKSTTVAFDYGRMKVRENLIVHLFGVPGQERFSFMWKIIARGMHGYLFIVDSSSEDRVKEALGMYNFFRENFPSTPHVIAANKQDAPNAINISTVKTILKAPYEVKVMPLIATNRRSALFVLVTLLEEIKTYLVEMSK, encoded by the coding sequence ATGTCTATAAAGACCATAAAGATAGTGATAGCAGGCCCCTACGGAGCGGGCAAAACCACATTCGTTAAGACACTAAGCGAGGTTTTACCCATAGAGACAGATGTACCGATAGCTAAGAACGCCATTGACGGCGATAAGAAGAGCACAACGGTTGCCTTCGATTACGGTAGGATGAAAGTTAGAGAAAACCTAATTGTGCATTTATTCGGTGTTCCAGGGCAGGAAAGATTTAGCTTCATGTGGAAGATAATCGCCAGAGGCATGCATGGTTACCTATTCATAGTCGATAGTTCGAGTGAGGATAGGGTTAAGGAGGCATTGGGCATGTACAACTTCTTTAGGGAGAATTTCCCATCGACACCGCACGTGATTGCCGCAAATAAGCAGGATGCGCCGAATGCCATCAATATATCCACCGTGAAGACCATACTGAAGGCGCCATACGAAGTTAAGGTCATGCCACTAATAGCCACCAATAGAAGGAGCGCACTCTTTGTCTTGGTTACCCTCCTGGAGGAGATTAAGACTTACCTTGTGGAGATGTCAAAGTGA
- the albA gene encoding DNA-binding protein Alba: protein MSTQETTILVGKKPTTSYVIATVMSFNAGAKKVILKARGGAIARAVSTAVMIRDKFLPNQIRISDIKLLTDRVTGQGGKERSVAAIEIVLERA from the coding sequence ATGAGTACACAGGAAACCACAATACTAGTGGGTAAAAAACCAACCACAAGCTATGTAATAGCCACGGTAATGAGCTTCAACGCAGGAGCTAAGAAGGTAATACTGAAGGCCAGAGGCGGTGCCATCGCTAGGGCCGTCTCAACGGCAGTAATGATAAGAGACAAGTTCCTACCAAACCAGATAAGGATAAGCGACATAAAGCTACTAACTGACAGAGTAACTGGTCAGGGAGGAAAGGAGAGGTCCGTTGCTGCAATAGAGATAGTGCTAGAGAGAGCATAA
- a CDS encoding heat-shock protein Hsp70 — MIDESKYKLNYVYAEDFGTGYFKYGPITLRDRPYMVQSRGLFLRDLPESIKLLVPKEVLERGVVVGDDIPKYLSSIRDAIRNLRYPLRDGIIRKEDEDSWRIIKELSRYGFSQFYQDFTRRPDFRGFFLVIALSALAPDYMRDRMIEIHKELDNESEGKLLQAITIIDQPFAVAIAEKAVTCTVIEAGHGNIQLVPISYGPIREGIVALNRGGAEANAVTREVLKDSGYGDLAKDDYVVEIVKRTAGLVPRNLDEAIKKAREDPDRFSIKVRINPLTEIELRDAAWMRFLIGEVVFNPRHDVFSSYMQQGRLVIEDAAVGDMMFYGEMDIAEALITSIRKVPVEIQDKIMSTIILSGGAFSWSVPPGLEDVAVNSVDKIKLMVSEKLPDLASKLSISIVKDPQFSVWKGAIIYGYALPNNVRWNERTKEGWYYLHQ, encoded by the coding sequence ATGATTGATGAGAGCAAGTACAAGCTTAATTACGTGTATGCAGAGGACTTTGGCACTGGGTACTTCAAGTACGGCCCGATAACGCTTAGAGACAGACCATACATGGTGCAAAGCCGTGGGTTATTCCTTAGGGATTTACCAGAGAGCATTAAGTTGCTTGTTCCCAAGGAGGTTCTTGAGAGGGGCGTTGTTGTCGGTGATGACATACCCAAGTACCTTAGTTCAATTAGGGATGCCATTAGGAATCTACGTTACCCACTTAGGGATGGCATAATTAGGAAGGAGGATGAGGACTCCTGGAGGATCATCAAGGAACTTTCCCGGTACGGCTTCTCGCAGTTTTACCAAGACTTCACAAGGAGACCTGATTTCAGGGGCTTTTTCCTAGTCATTGCATTATCAGCGTTGGCTCCTGATTACATGAGAGATAGAATGATAGAAATACATAAGGAACTTGACAATGAATCTGAGGGCAAATTGTTACAGGCAATCACGATCATAGATCAGCCCTTTGCGGTTGCCATTGCAGAAAAGGCAGTGACCTGTACAGTTATTGAGGCCGGCCATGGCAACATTCAACTGGTACCCATCAGCTATGGGCCGATTAGGGAAGGCATTGTGGCACTTAATAGGGGCGGTGCTGAGGCGAATGCTGTTACCAGGGAAGTTCTTAAGGACTCTGGATATGGTGATTTGGCGAAGGACGATTATGTAGTAGAAATCGTAAAGAGAACCGCTGGGTTAGTTCCGAGGAACCTCGATGAAGCCATTAAGAAGGCTAGGGAGGATCCTGATAGGTTTTCCATTAAGGTTAGGATAAACCCATTGACAGAGATTGAACTGAGGGATGCCGCATGGATGAGGTTCTTAATTGGTGAGGTTGTGTTTAATCCAAGGCATGATGTGTTCTCGAGCTATATGCAGCAGGGTAGGTTGGTAATTGAGGATGCCGCGGTTGGTGATATGATGTTTTACGGAGAAATGGATATAGCCGAAGCATTAATAACTAGTATTAGGAAGGTGCCCGTGGAGATCCAGGACAAGATCATGAGTACCATAATACTTAGCGGCGGTGCATTTAGTTGGTCCGTACCACCTGGACTTGAGGACGTTGCCGTTAATAGCGTTGATAAGATAAAGCTCATGGTTTCCGAGAAATTGCCCGACCTAGCCAGTAAGTTGAGTATTAGTATTGTTAAGGACCCGCAGTTTAGTGTTTGGAAGGGAGCCATCATATACGGCTATGCACTGCCTAATAACGTGAGGTGGAACGAGAGGACCAAGGAGGGCTGGTACTACCTTCATCAATGA